DNA sequence from the Chitinophaga flava genome:
GATTCTGTCATACCATCCTGTACAGAAAAACCATTGGCTCCCAGCAGACAGAGATCTACCTTAATATCCGCCAGCTGGTTAATAACGCTGGCGCCTATATGAATATGGGAGCTGCGGGATAATTGTCCGCCGATGGTGATGACGGTAAGATTGGGATGTTCCACCAGCTGGAGGGCTACCAGAGGACTGATGGTGAAAAACGTAGCCCTCAGGTTTTCCGGGATGGCTTTGGCCAGTTCTATCATGGAGGTGCCGCCGCCGGTGAGGATGACCATATCGTTCTTCAACAGTCTGAGTGTTTTTTCGGCTATTTGCTTTTTTGCAGCTTGCGCATATACAGTATTGCCTTCATTGAAAGGATAATGAAAAGAGCGGCCGATGGCGCCGCCATGAACTTTCAATACCTTACCTTCTTCTGCCATTTCTTTCAGGTCGCGTCGGACGGTGTCTTCAGAAATACTGAGCATGGCACTGATATCGGTTGACAAAACTTTGTTGTGCAGGTTGATCTGCTTCATTATAAAAGCCTGACGCTCTTCTTTCAACATGCTATGGGGAATTTTTTGCTTGCTCACAAATTTAAAAAATTCTAATTCAAATTAACGATGCGTGTTTTAGCAGTTTTTCGCATTAAATAAACGCAATTTCCATTAACTTGCTCCTTTTTCAAAAATTTTTACCTTACATTCATGCAGTAAAACGCATATAAATGCAAGATTCCGTGTACCTGAGAGACTATACCGCGTTCTGACCGTAACCATAAATGCTAGACAATCAACATAGTAATCACCTGTATTTTAACACGTTATATTTTAAAAACTATTCAAAACAGCCAACATCTAAATCTCGAAACATGAAGAAAAGGCTACTTTTCATTTTCAGTTTTCTGCTGGTTTGTGCGAGTTCCTGGGCCCAACAGATGGTCACCGGGATCGTACTGGACAAGAACAACCAGCAACCTATTATCGGGGCCACTGTCATGGCCGGTAAAAAGGGTACCGTAACTGATGTCAACGGTAAATTTTCATTAGACGCACCAGCAGGTACTGTTGTGGTACACGTAACCTTCATCGGATACCAACCACAAGATGTTTCTGTTGGCAAAAATGCTTTGCAAATTCTCCTTGCACCTGACCAACGCTCACTTGAGCAGGTAGTTGTAGTAGGATTCGGTACACAGAAAAAAGCCAACCTCACCGGCGCTGTAAACACCGTTGACATCGGCAAAACCATGCAGGGAAGGCCGATCACAGATCCTTCCAA
Encoded proteins:
- a CDS encoding DeoR/GlpR family DNA-binding transcription regulator yields the protein MLKEERQAFIMKQINLHNKVLSTDISAMLSISEDTVRRDLKEMAEEGKVLKVHGGAIGRSFHYPFNEGNTVYAQAAKKQIAEKTLRLLKNDMVILTGGGTSMIELAKAIPENLRATFFTISPLVALQLVEHPNLTVITIGGQLSRSSHIHIGASVINQLADIKVDLCLLGANGFSVQDGMTESDWEVVQVKRAMLRASKKMAVLSIAEKLNSSQRMKVCDVNQINYLITELEPDNHFLAAYQHLDLQLF